The Neodiprion lecontei isolate iyNeoLeco1 chromosome 6, iyNeoLeco1.1, whole genome shotgun sequence sequence CCGTCATAATGGACTCGCATCTCTTCAATCGCGCGGCACCATTCCAGCGCGAAACCATCGGGATCTTCGAGATAGTATGTTCTGTTCGGCTGTAAATATAAGATAGAAGAAATCTATTGTCAAAAAAGTTTGCATACAATTTGAAAGAAGTCTATTCTTTAACGACGGCAACCAGGTCAAGTTAGATTTACATATGAATGAAAGGGATCATCATCAGATGCTTACCGTGTGGATGAAGAAGATCTTGAAATTCTTGGGTTCCACCCGCAGCTCAGGACTCCATGGAATTTCTCCTTTGAGGACCATGTTTACCATATCCACGTAGTATAGGTGGGGTCCGGTTGTTAATAGGAGCATTCTTCTTCTGGCAAACAGTCCTTTCCTCTTGTGTACCAATCCTTGCTTCAGGATTAAATTGCCTTCGACAAAATAGTCCCACTTGTTGGACGACCTTTGCTTCTGCAACCTAGATTTGATCTCTTCCGGTGTTAGGTCGGCAATCCCTGCCTGTTTCCTTGGCTTTTCGACCACGGCTACTGGTTCGGGCCTCTCCTCTTCCCCGATACCAAGCCCAAGTAACCTCGTCAGTTGTTTGTCGTCAAGACCGGGCTCCAGGTGATCGGGAACTCGGTAGTGTGATCTCAATTCTTCGTGCTCCGAAGTACCCGGCAGGTAGGGATATATCGGTGGTGGTGTTTGTTCGTGAAGTGTTTCAAAATCGACTCCTTCGAAGAAAGGATGCGCCCTGATACTGGGATAACCAGCGCCGTGTTCGTCCTGCGCACCTAGCCTCTGAGTCGGATCGAGAACGAGGAGTTGTTCGACTAGGCTCTTTGCCATCTCCGAGAAACCGTCGGGAACTTCGTAGTCGAGTTTTTGTATCTTCTGGAAGATCATGTAGTCGTTTCTCGCTCTGAAAGGTGGCAGGCCGGCGACCATTTGGTATATTATACAACCAAATGCCCATAGATCTGACGATCTGCTGGCATTTCTGTCAGTCAAAATTTCCGGTGATAGATACTGAGCTGTACCGACGAATGAATTCTTCCGTTCTCGAACGTGAGTCTCATTTTCGTTAAGTGGCACttctggctctttcaatatCTTTGTGCAACCGAAATCCGTGATCAGTACATGCATCTTCTCGTCCAGCAGGATGTTTTCTGGTTTCAAGTCTCGGTGGATTATACCAAGACCGTGAAGGTACTCCAAACCTCTCAGGATTTCGGCGGAATAGAATTTAGTGCACTCGATGTCGAACGAGCCAACCTTGTTGATGTAAGGTAGAAGTTCGCCGTTTTTCGCGTACGAAAGCACGAAGTAGAGACGGTCTATATCTTGGAAAGTGCAGTAAAGCCGGACAAATGAATGCTTCGCACCCGCCAGCATATTCAGCACTTCCTTCTCACGCGTCACATATTCAGTCTTCTTCTCCTTGATGATGTGACGCTTGTCGCACACCTTGATGGCGTGTTCCTTGCCGGTATGAATGTCCTTTGCAAGGTATACCTGAAATACCAAAtttaaagatgaaaataaaattctcacCAGAAGTCCCTTTCTTCTCAAAATTccaaacaattttcatcattttcccGGATCGTGCGGACATTTCTTTTTCaggaaatttcgaatttcgtcTTATTTGATTTACTCAAGGctgcgtgaaatttttttctcaattcaatAGTCGACTTACCGTTCCGAAGCTACCCTCGCCGATGACCTTGCCAAAGATAAAATCTTTTGGAGTGTATTTCGCAGGGGTGCGATTCGTATAGGCCAGGGCCGGATTCGTGGTGGGAGGAACCCGGGGCGCCGAGGTGTTTTGGGGCGCCACGACCCCGTTGGTCACGTCGTTCGTCGGTGGAGACATTTTTGACACCGGCTCCTCCACCGCTACAGCCGGTTGTGGCGAAACGGTAAGCGCCTGGTTCGCCACACGCTGaaacagaagagaaaagaaaattgtattttaagTAACGTGGTTAAAGcgtgataaaatgaaatggagCAATTGCGACACAACTCGCAGCTGTGAAAACGACGTTTCGGTTAAAAATTGTCCTTGGATTGTATATTGGTATCAATTTTTCTTGCATACATGTAAACAAATTTAACTCGCGTAACATTTGACCAAAGTGCACTAAGCACCCCTTTTGCACTGTCCGCATGAttcaaaatgatttgaaaaatatgacgtATTAGTTACTTAATCGTTAATTTATTTGTACTGTGTGATAAAACGTACtatcgttatcattattttcgCATAGGTCCTTGGTGCGCGCGGCGCATAATCTTCCGACCTTCTACAAAGCTTACGAtcgtgaattttatttaatttttttgctttcattTGACTTtactctttttctcttttacttagcagttaccacgcagctgcgtaatgaaaaattaagcGTACTGtacgtcaaaattttttcagctcGTACCACTACGTGAATccagttgaaagaaaatttgaataagtTTCAGAAAGCTTCTCACGATATTGGAagtttcggtaaaaaaaacagAGTAAAAAGTAATGCGTACGCAAGCGATGCGTATAACCTGATCAGCTCGTGATTGTCGCGAGTTTGACGCGCGTACTTGCATGCAATCGTATCGGTGTGATACAAGAGATACGTACATGCGTATGAATTTACGTAAGATACacacataataattaattggcATAAGGGAACTTTCATTTTCGTATCAATAGTCATCACACGTTATAGAATTTAAATGTATCGTTTGTAAATCACAAATATAGgactaaaaaatgattatcatAGGTACACGCGTACTTGGCCACATTAAACGGGAACGAGACCAGTATTCGTAACCTCGGGGCATTTTTAGTTCTCATTCGACGAGAGAAATGAGAAAGAGAATAAGATGATgaacaaaaaaggaaaagaaatagaCAGAGGAGGAACATACCTCTTTTGCATTTTGCTTTTAGGCGTTTTGTTATGCGAACGGGAAAGAATAACCGCTCGAACGAGTTACCGAAAGAAATAGCGAGAGCGAGAGAAGTTACGTGGTTGATGAGAaacatttagaaaaaaaaaaaaaaagtgtccgAACAGCTGTATACTCTTTATTAGGAACGCAACGTAACGACAGGTCGTCTTTTCATGATATTCACTGCCAGAGCGAGCAAATATTTGTTCAATTGTTGTCGTCTAGACGGGACCTTCCAACCGTGTCAATACAGATTGGCGACCGCGTAA is a genomic window containing:
- the LOC107223053 gene encoding 3-phosphoinositide-dependent protein kinase 1 isoform X1, which gives rise to MSEAPAPMIHSQTAASLLLPQIHSSADSSPIVSPAGSSIESPIGSPLKIADDIFQTEDVTPFADLRVANQALTVSPQPAVAVEEPVSKMSPPTNDVTNGVVAPQNTSAPRVPPTTNPALAYTNRTPAKYTPKDFIFGKVIGEGSFGTVYLAKDIHTGKEHAIKVCDKRHIIKEKKTEYVTREKEVLNMLAGAKHSFVRLYCTFQDIDRLYFVLSYAKNGELLPYINKVGSFDIECTKFYSAEILRGLEYLHGLGIIHRDLKPENILLDEKMHVLITDFGCTKILKEPEVPLNENETHVRERKNSFVGTAQYLSPEILTDRNASRSSDLWAFGCIIYQMVAGLPPFRARNDYMIFQKIQKLDYEVPDGFSEMAKSLVEQLLVLDPTQRLGAQDEHGAGYPSIRAHPFFEGVDFETLHEQTPPPIYPYLPGTSEHEELRSHYRVPDHLEPGLDDKQLTRLLGLGIGEEERPEPVAVVEKPRKQAGIADLTPEEIKSRLQKQRSSNKWDYFVEGNLILKQGLVHKRKGLFARRRMLLLTTGPHLYYVDMVNMVLKGEIPWSPELRVEPKNFKIFFIHTPNRTYYLEDPDGFALEWCRAIEEMRVHYDGLQESTA
- the LOC107223053 gene encoding 3-phosphoinositide-dependent protein kinase 1 isoform X2, whose amino-acid sequence is MTVRVANQALTVSPQPAVAVEEPVSKMSPPTNDVTNGVVAPQNTSAPRVPPTTNPALAYTNRTPAKYTPKDFIFGKVIGEGSFGTVYLAKDIHTGKEHAIKVCDKRHIIKEKKTEYVTREKEVLNMLAGAKHSFVRLYCTFQDIDRLYFVLSYAKNGELLPYINKVGSFDIECTKFYSAEILRGLEYLHGLGIIHRDLKPENILLDEKMHVLITDFGCTKILKEPEVPLNENETHVRERKNSFVGTAQYLSPEILTDRNASRSSDLWAFGCIIYQMVAGLPPFRARNDYMIFQKIQKLDYEVPDGFSEMAKSLVEQLLVLDPTQRLGAQDEHGAGYPSIRAHPFFEGVDFETLHEQTPPPIYPYLPGTSEHEELRSHYRVPDHLEPGLDDKQLTRLLGLGIGEEERPEPVAVVEKPRKQAGIADLTPEEIKSRLQKQRSSNKWDYFVEGNLILKQGLVHKRKGLFARRRMLLLTTGPHLYYVDMVNMVLKGEIPWSPELRVEPKNFKIFFIHTPNRTYYLEDPDGFALEWCRAIEEMRVHYDGLQESTA
- the LOC107223053 gene encoding 3-phosphoinositide-dependent protein kinase 1 isoform X3 — protein: MSPPTNDVTNGVVAPQNTSAPRVPPTTNPALAYTNRTPAKYTPKDFIFGKVIGEGSFGTVYLAKDIHTGKEHAIKVCDKRHIIKEKKTEYVTREKEVLNMLAGAKHSFVRLYCTFQDIDRLYFVLSYAKNGELLPYINKVGSFDIECTKFYSAEILRGLEYLHGLGIIHRDLKPENILLDEKMHVLITDFGCTKILKEPEVPLNENETHVRERKNSFVGTAQYLSPEILTDRNASRSSDLWAFGCIIYQMVAGLPPFRARNDYMIFQKIQKLDYEVPDGFSEMAKSLVEQLLVLDPTQRLGAQDEHGAGYPSIRAHPFFEGVDFETLHEQTPPPIYPYLPGTSEHEELRSHYRVPDHLEPGLDDKQLTRLLGLGIGEEERPEPVAVVEKPRKQAGIADLTPEEIKSRLQKQRSSNKWDYFVEGNLILKQGLVHKRKGLFARRRMLLLTTGPHLYYVDMVNMVLKGEIPWSPELRVEPKNFKIFFIHTPNRTYYLEDPDGFALEWCRAIEEMRVHYDGLQESTA